TTCAAGACCATCAGCAGTTATTTCACCGATTAAGACTGCAAATTACAGGTGTGGATGATAAGCATCTTCCGACGGACGAACGTTTGGTCAATTATCGCGATGGCCGGGAAGATGCGGGATTGGAAACATTGCTCTTTCAATACGGTCGCTATTTATTAATTGCTAGTTCAAGGGAAGGCGGACTTCCCGCAAATTTGCAGGGAATTTGGAATAACAGCAACAATCCGGTGTGGGGGTCGATGTTCTGCTTTAACATTAATCTCAATATGAATTATTGGCATGCCCAGACGACCAATCTAAGCGAGTGCCATATGCCGCTCATTCAGTTTATCGACAGCATGAGAGCAAGCGGAAGAATTTCTGCAAAAGCATATTTTAACGTAGGCGGTTGGTTTGCCGCAAAGAAATCGGATTTATGGCGCTTTACGCAGCCCTACGCCGAAGCGAAGAACGGTTTGTTCATGGGAGGAAGCGGCTGGCTGTGCCAAGATGTGTGGGAATACTACAGCTTCACTCGCGATGAGGAATATTTACGAAACATAGCCTATCCGATTATGAAAGAAAGCGCACAGTTTTACCTGGATTTCTTGGTTGAGAATGAGGTTGGATACCTGGTTTCTTCGCCAACCACTTCACCAGAACATCATTTTAAGCTGGAGGGTGCCTCATATTCGGTCAGCGACGGGACGGAAATCGATCATCGCATTGTGGAAGAACTGTACAACAATTGTATAGAATCCTCTCGGATTTTAGGTATTGATGAGGAATTCCGGGAATTATTGATGAAAGAAGTTGTCAAGATTGCCCCGACGAAGATCGGAAGAAACGGCAACATTCAAGAGTGGTATCACGATTGGGATGAAGCAGAAGTGGAGCATCGGCATCTATCCCATCTGTATGGTGTCCATCCAGGTCATGCGATAACGCCTGCCCATGCATCAGAGTTTGTGGATGCGGCCAAAGTTTCTTTGGATAGACGCGGTGATCTGGAGACGGGATGGAGTCGAGCCTGGAAAGTCAATCTTTGGGCGCGATTATGGGATGGCAACCGAGCTTATAAGATTATAAGCAGTATTGTGAAAGATAGAACCAATGATAATTTGTTCAATACGCATCCACCTTTTCAAATTGACGGCAACTTTGGATTTACAGCTGGCGTGGCTGAGATGCTTTTGCAAAGCAGTTATGCCGGAGAGATCAGGCTGCTCCCGGCATTGCCTGATCAATGGGGCAACGGGCAGGTGTCGGGGCTAAAGGCCAGAGGAGGCTTTGAAGTGAGCATGACATGGAGCGAAGGCAGATTGACTTCAGCGACCATTCAAGGAAAGCCTTCAAACCAAGGGGGTTTGCGCTACGGAAATGAGCTTACAGCTTTTGTGATTCCTGAAAATGGGATTTATGAATATACTCCAATCGATCTATCAGTTGGACGCAGCGGAGAATAGAATCAAAGAACTTGGGTATGTGAAGTAAGCAATACTGTAGGATGAGAAGTCGTCATTCGCTTCACGCTCTTCTTTCGATGCAAATTTACACAGTGTAAAATAAAAAGGAGCGTATGATCATGACACAACAAACTTTGGATATTTCTGCAATGATGCAACAATTTCACGAGAACGGTTATCTGATTCTGCCGGGTGTTCTGTCTGAAGAGAAGGTCAATCGGCTGAATGCCGCCATTGACCGAATTGTCACTGAGGAACCGGAATCCTTGGCCTACAACATCTATAACAGTGTAGAGCGTGACGATGAAATAGCTTCACTTATCGACGAGCCGGCGCTGCTTCCGCTAATGGTGAATCTACTGGGCTATAATATTCAGCTGCACATCTCACATTTGACCATACGCAAACCGAACCCGAACGATGTAAAAACGGAATCGCATAGTTTCATCAACTGGCATCAAGACGGTCCGCATCCACAGTTTCCTAAGCAGGACGGCATTACCTCTACCTATTATATTAAAACCTGCTATATTCTGAGCGACATGTCGGAGCCGGACCGCGGAAATACGAAAATTGTTCCTGGCTCACATAATAAGCATTTTCATCCAGAAAGCCAGGATGTTCATGGTCAGGTGGCAGGTGAAGTGCAAATATGCGGCAAGCCGGGGGATGTGTTCATTTTCCCACAAAACCTATGGCATGCCGGGGCGCCTAATCGCTCGGAATTCACACGCCGGCAGTTGTTTCTGGGCTACAGCCCGATTTGGATGAGACCTATTGATTATCGAACGGCTTCAGACAGGCTTTTGGAAAATGCCTCTCCCTATCGCAAGCAGCTTCTTGGAGTTATAGATGAGAACCCGTTTAAATACTATGTTCCCTCAGAATCTATGGTACCATTGAAGGAGCTATACAATCAGGATGCTGGAAAAAGCGTCTACAAATGAGCTCAGTAGTTAGATATTTATTTTAATTGATGAATAATATGGTCTGCCGTGCGGATCGCTAAGGCAACCGTTGTCAATGTAGGATTGGCGGCCCCGCTGTAAGGGATAACGCTATTGTCAGCCACATATAGGTTGGACATTCCGTGTATACGCCCATATGGGTTCGTGGCAGAAGTGGATGGGTCGTTGCCCATACGGCAACGACCCATTTCATGGTAATCTTCTCCCGGTACGAATAAAGATAAGTCGGGTTGGCGGTTCTTTGCGCCGATAGATGCTTGTAGACTGGAGATCATTTTATTTGTAGCGTACAGCATTTTCCCAATAATGGTCTTATCCTTCTCGCTATAGGAGAAATGAACCTGTATTTCTGGTACCCCGTACGTATCCAATCTATTGGGATTTAGAGAGATGTAATTCTCAAACTGCGGTTCGACAACACCCAGGGTCTCGATTCCGATATCAAATTCTTTGAGGATTTGTTTATTTTCAAAAACCGGATACCATAAATATCTTTCTAGATCCGGACCATAGATGATCATTTGATAGGGATCACCAACTGTTCGAGGTTTCCAAATAAACAGCGTCCCTAACACGTCTGGAAAATAGCTGCGGTCAATCTTTACGGTTGCAACTATTTTGGAGTGATTCATTAAATAATGACCGATGGCTTTTCCTGGTATTCCCGAATATAAGAGAAGGCGGGGGGTTTCCCAAGTACTCGCGGACACGACAATAGTTTTTGCTTTGATGAAGTAAGATTTTTTGTCTGGTGACATGACCCGTACACCTGTTGCGCTTCCATTGGCGGACAAGATCTGAACAGCGCGCGCATTTACGGCTAAATCAAACGGCCGCTGATTTAAGGCCGAACCCAGAAAGGCAATAGAACTGAATAAAGCGTTGGAATGGACTTGACCGAACTTCGTTGCCGAAAGATCAATTGCCGTTGGCAGCTCTGTAACCTCAGGGAAACCGCTTCTTCTAAGTATATCGAGCATCACCGTAGTAATCGTGGAATCTTGCGTATATCCTTTCGAAATATTCATAATCCGTTCAGCGATATTATAATAGGGGGTCAATTCTTCGTAAGGGATTGGCCATTCCTTCATGTCGACGGGATGCATACGAGGCGAAGCCGTCGACCAGAACAAGGTTTTGCCTCCCAACGCGAAAACCTGGGAGGCTCCTGGATATTCAGGTTGGGATTTTCCTAGCGGATGCGATATATTTTTGTAGAAATCCCGTTTACGGGATGCATTCAACGTAGGAATATTCATACTGTGCGTGGGAATTAAGAGATCTCCTCTCTCGACGATACCAATCCGTTTGCCGTTTAGTCCCCACTGCTCGCATAATCTCCATAGGACTGCAGGGCCCCCCGCCCCGGCTCCGATAATAAGCACATCGTATTCTGTTTGTGACATTTGCTCTAATGAAGTTAAAGGAATCCACTGTTTTAGATCGGTTTCGGGAGGCTGAGGGGCAGCGATGGGAATAGGGATCATTCTTTTGAAAAGCACCTTTTGCCCAGCGATGTAAGTATCGGGATTTTGAATGTGTGGATTGAGAGATAGTAGTTTGTGTATATCAAGCCGCAAACTATAGGCGATACT
Above is a genomic segment from Paenibacillus sp. HWE-109 containing:
- a CDS encoding glycoside hydrolase family 95 protein, producing the protein MENQPLHLRYKKPANDWENEALPIGNGRLGGMVFGGIQEERIQFNEESLFSGKPSKVNLEAHKELQPIRDYLAKQDYAAAQHHANEIFLEKSSYGDRSDFGMYQNFGDIAIIFDHPDHALNYIRELSLDEGIARVSYTLNGKQYLREYFSSYPDDLMVLRFTCSETQSLHMTFRYNSGQENSKVFVKNNNKLILEGQADYLDFQASLLVTRKGGKLVSGEDSISVQGADEVVVYFNAATDYFPVEPNFKGKDYTTINKTLISHALEKGYEALKTRHIQDHQQLFHRLRLQITGVDDKHLPTDERLVNYRDGREDAGLETLLFQYGRYLLIASSREGGLPANLQGIWNNSNNPVWGSMFCFNINLNMNYWHAQTTNLSECHMPLIQFIDSMRASGRISAKAYFNVGGWFAAKKSDLWRFTQPYAEAKNGLFMGGSGWLCQDVWEYYSFTRDEEYLRNIAYPIMKESAQFYLDFLVENEVGYLVSSPTTSPEHHFKLEGASYSVSDGTEIDHRIVEELYNNCIESSRILGIDEEFRELLMKEVVKIAPTKIGRNGNIQEWYHDWDEAEVEHRHLSHLYGVHPGHAITPAHASEFVDAAKVSLDRRGDLETGWSRAWKVNLWARLWDGNRAYKIISSIVKDRTNDNLFNTHPPFQIDGNFGFTAGVAEMLLQSSYAGEIRLLPALPDQWGNGQVSGLKARGGFEVSMTWSEGRLTSATIQGKPSNQGGLRYGNELTAFVIPENGIYEYTPIDLSVGRSGE
- a CDS encoding phytanoyl-CoA dioxygenase family protein, which encodes MTQQTLDISAMMQQFHENGYLILPGVLSEEKVNRLNAAIDRIVTEEPESLAYNIYNSVERDDEIASLIDEPALLPLMVNLLGYNIQLHISHLTIRKPNPNDVKTESHSFINWHQDGPHPQFPKQDGITSTYYIKTCYILSDMSEPDRGNTKIVPGSHNKHFHPESQDVHGQVAGEVQICGKPGDVFIFPQNLWHAGAPNRSEFTRRQLFLGYSPIWMRPIDYRTASDRLLENASPYRKQLLGVIDENPFKYYVPSESMVPLKELYNQDAGKSVYK
- a CDS encoding GMC oxidoreductase; amino-acid sequence: MDSYIAQTGDTLRSIAYSLRLDIHKLLSLNPHIQNPDTYIAGQKVLFKRMIPIPIAAPQPPETDLKQWIPLTSLEQMSQTEYDVLIIGAGAGGPAVLWRLCEQWGLNGKRIGIVERGDLLIPTHSMNIPTLNASRKRDFYKNISHPLGKSQPEYPGASQVFALGGKTLFWSTASPRMHPVDMKEWPIPYEELTPYYNIAERIMNISKGYTQDSTITTVMLDILRRSGFPEVTELPTAIDLSATKFGQVHSNALFSSIAFLGSALNQRPFDLAVNARAVQILSANGSATGVRVMSPDKKSYFIKAKTIVVSASTWETPRLLLYSGIPGKAIGHYLMNHSKIVATVKIDRSYFPDVLGTLFIWKPRTVGDPYQMIIYGPDLERYLWYPVFENKQILKEFDIGIETLGVVEPQFENYISLNPNRLDTYGVPEIQVHFSYSEKDKTIIGKMLYATNKMISSLQASIGAKNRQPDLSLFVPGEDYHEMGRCRMGNDPSTSATNPYGRIHGMSNLYVADNSVIPYSGAANPTLTTVALAIRTADHIIHQLK